In Vibrio japonicus, the following are encoded in one genomic region:
- a CDS encoding NupC/NupG family nucleoside CNT transporter, which yields MDFIRGFSAIVIFLFIAYLLSTDRSAINKRTTFIALGVQISLALLILAFPPGRAALAAVASGVASILHFGKSGVNFLFGGMLQGEGIGFVFAFQALPIIIFFCSLLSILYYFGIMQTIIRILGGAVQKVMGVSKLEATVSSANIFASMSQSTLLAKPYLRKLTRSEMFTVITVGLASVGGDVLAGYNMMGIPMEYLLACIFMGVPSGLLMAKIFMPETETVQYNINDAFSNEDKPASFIAAAADGAKQGMTIYLAVFAMLMAFISLIAMVNGFLGTVGGWVGVPTLSFEMITGFIFAPIAWLIGVDWQDAAQVGSLIGTKVIVNEFVAYSQLAPMLGTGLLAAKSEVIAIFALCGFANIGSVAILFGVIGELAPKRYNEVIRFGFRALLAATLANLLNATVANLVLTAIA from the coding sequence ATGGACTTTATCCGAGGATTTTCCGCGATAGTTATCTTTTTGTTTATCGCTTATTTACTTTCTACTGACCGTTCTGCGATTAATAAAAGAACCACATTTATTGCACTGGGTGTTCAAATATCATTAGCACTTTTAATTTTGGCATTCCCTCCAGGACGAGCAGCGCTAGCGGCAGTTGCATCTGGTGTTGCATCAATCCTACACTTTGGTAAATCAGGGGTTAATTTCCTTTTTGGTGGTATGTTACAAGGTGAAGGTATCGGTTTTGTATTTGCCTTCCAGGCACTACCGATTATTATTTTCTTTTGTTCACTCCTTTCAATTCTTTATTATTTCGGCATTATGCAGACCATTATTAGGATATTGGGTGGTGCAGTTCAAAAAGTAATGGGCGTGTCAAAGTTAGAAGCAACGGTATCCTCAGCAAATATTTTTGCCTCTATGAGTCAATCAACATTATTAGCTAAGCCGTACCTTCGAAAGCTAACTCGCTCAGAAATGTTTACTGTTATTACGGTTGGCTTAGCCTCTGTTGGTGGTGATGTTTTGGCGGGATACAATATGATGGGTATTCCCATGGAATATCTACTCGCTTGTATCTTTATGGGTGTGCCATCTGGATTGTTAATGGCAAAAATCTTTATGCCAGAAACAGAAACGGTTCAATACAACATCAATGATGCCTTTAGTAATGAGGACAAACCAGCAAGCTTCATAGCGGCCGCGGCAGATGGTGCTAAACAGGGAATGACAATTTACCTTGCTGTGTTTGCAATGTTGATGGCATTCATCTCCTTAATTGCTATGGTCAATGGGTTTTTAGGCACAGTCGGTGGATGGGTCGGTGTTCCAACGCTTTCATTTGAAATGATCACTGGGTTTATTTTTGCTCCAATCGCTTGGTTAATTGGTGTTGATTGGCAAGATGCCGCTCAGGTTGGCTCATTGATTGGTACCAAAGTTATTGTTAATGAATTTGTCGCTTACTCTCAACTTGCTCCGATGTTAGGCACTGGACTATTGGCGGCGAAATCAGAAGTTATTGCTATTTTTGCACTGTGTGGCTTTGCCAACATTGGTTCTGTTGCAATTCTGTTTGGTGTTATTGGTGAATTGGCACCTAAACGCTACAACGAAGTTATTCGATTTGGTTTCCGAGCTTTGCTGGCTGCCACGTTGGCAAACTTGCTAAACGCGACGGTTGCTAACTTGGTATTAACCGCTATCGCTTAA
- a CDS encoding nucleoside hydrolase, protein MNKVIIDTDIGVDDALAIAYASHHCDIVGITTVFGNVTVQQAVKNAKLFTEILGINTPIYRGLSRPLAIDPTPVNKTVHGEDGLGGVFNNHHNDDAEDAIRFIIDTIMANPGEITLIPIGPLTNIAAALSQEPRIAECVKQVIIMGGAFGTDGNQGNVTPLSEFNIWKDPHAADQVLSSQMPITMVPLDVTHRVLVTGDEIRKMGHQELIAMTEGYLKYSLEKEKFEGMAVHDALTISYLLLPDAFTIERAPLRVVTEGFATGLTLKKVTELGSRANPFSESRIQNVCINVDSDRVKKHLLTTLQTYKD, encoded by the coding sequence ATGAATAAGGTTATTATAGATACTGATATTGGTGTAGATGATGCTTTGGCAATCGCTTACGCTTCACATCACTGTGATATTGTTGGTATCACTACTGTATTTGGTAACGTGACAGTGCAACAAGCTGTCAAGAACGCCAAGCTTTTTACAGAAATCCTAGGAATTAATACGCCTATCTATCGCGGTTTATCTCGTCCACTGGCAATTGATCCAACTCCCGTGAATAAAACTGTTCATGGTGAAGATGGGCTAGGTGGTGTTTTTAATAATCACCACAATGATGATGCCGAAGATGCTATCCGTTTTATCATTGATACCATTATGGCTAACCCGGGTGAGATCACTTTGATCCCTATTGGTCCATTAACCAATATTGCGGCTGCGCTTAGCCAAGAACCGCGTATTGCAGAGTGCGTAAAGCAGGTGATCATTATGGGTGGCGCCTTTGGTACTGATGGTAATCAGGGGAATGTCACACCGCTCAGCGAATTTAACATCTGGAAGGATCCCCACGCAGCGGATCAAGTGCTGTCGTCTCAGATGCCAATCACTATGGTACCGCTGGATGTTACTCACCGTGTTTTAGTTACTGGTGATGAAATTCGCAAGATGGGTCATCAGGAACTGATCGCCATGACGGAAGGGTATCTTAAATACAGTTTGGAAAAGGAAAAATTTGAGGGAATGGCAGTGCATGATGCTTTGACCATTTCTTATCTGCTTCTTCCTGACGCATTTACCATTGAACGCGCTCCGTTAAGAGTCGTGACTGAGGGGTTTGCTACTGGACTTACGCTTAAAAAAGTGACGGAACTGGGGTCTAGGGCTAATCCATTTTCTGAATCACGCATTCAAAATGTCTGCATAAATGTTGATAGTGACCGCGTGAAAAAACACCTGCTTACCACGTTACAAACATACAAGGATTAA
- the rbsK gene encoding ribokinase, translated as MFIKERRDEIVVILFEQGKVEVNELAKRFSTSRETIRSDLNYLNGLGLLERCYGGAVLKKRSLINNLSSEIENILNSIKYKKSKIKDNSMSGYVCIIGSFNVDIVCSVPRFPNPGETLIANRTHFGPGGKGANQALAASKALAQVHFVAKIGKDKFSEFAYNHLTSSLVDGFTLYQSDTLPTGNAVIYVSEENGENMIAIDRGANMALTESEINQAYHHIDLSNVLLVQLESNLDAILQSVKYASANKKRVILNPAPYSEDIEQIIPYVNIITPNKTEAEFISGMKITDIKSAKLAADKISMKGPEVVIITLGSEGALVKNNNSFTLIPAFPALAVDTTGAGDAFNGAFSAALANGDSLLDACRYASAFASLAVEREGASNMPTHEQVLARLSTHALSNYN; from the coding sequence ATGTTTATTAAAGAGCGAAGGGACGAGATCGTCGTAATTTTATTTGAACAAGGAAAGGTTGAAGTAAATGAACTGGCGAAAAGATTTTCAACATCACGAGAAACTATTCGTAGTGATCTTAATTATTTAAATGGTTTAGGTCTGCTTGAACGGTGTTACGGTGGGGCAGTTCTTAAAAAGAGGTCTTTAATTAATAACTTAAGCTCGGAAATTGAAAATATCTTAAATTCTATTAAATACAAAAAAAGCAAAATAAAGGATAATTCGATGAGTGGCTATGTATGTATTATTGGTTCATTTAATGTAGATATTGTTTGCAGCGTACCACGTTTCCCTAACCCTGGTGAGACCTTAATTGCTAACCGAACCCACTTTGGCCCAGGCGGAAAAGGTGCAAACCAAGCTCTAGCTGCGAGTAAGGCCTTAGCACAGGTGCATTTTGTCGCGAAGATAGGTAAGGATAAATTTAGCGAGTTTGCGTACAACCACCTTACCTCTTCATTGGTTGATGGTTTTACCCTATATCAATCCGACACGTTACCCACTGGAAATGCTGTTATTTATGTTAGTGAGGAAAATGGCGAAAATATGATTGCTATTGACCGAGGAGCAAATATGGCATTAACAGAAAGTGAAATTAATCAAGCATATCATCACATTGATTTATCGAACGTTCTATTAGTGCAGTTAGAAAGTAATCTAGATGCTATTCTTCAGTCGGTAAAATATGCCAGTGCTAATAAAAAAAGAGTTATATTAAATCCAGCACCTTATTCTGAAGATATTGAACAAATAATTCCGTATGTAAATATTATTACGCCTAATAAAACTGAAGCTGAATTTATAAGTGGAATGAAGATTACGGATATTAAATCCGCAAAATTAGCTGCAGATAAGATTTCTATGAAAGGACCTGAAGTAGTCATCATTACCTTGGGGTCTGAAGGAGCATTGGTCAAAAATAATAATAGTTTTACGCTCATCCCAGCCTTCCCAGCACTGGCTGTTGATACCACAGGTGCTGGTGATGCTTTTAATGGCGCTTTTTCTGCTGCATTGGCCAATGGCGATTCGCTATTAGACGCATGCCGTTATGCCTCGGCTTTTGCATCCTTGGCTGTGGAACGAGAGGGGGCATCCAATATGCCTACACATGAACAAGTATTAGCACGTCTTTCTACACACGCTCTAAGCAATTACAACTAA
- a CDS encoding YgjV family protein, with product MDTVFGVSGILLSIYGCITKSDVKFRILLGMACICLGIQLGLSLHFVGTIGYVITGLRLFSSIFLGKSLIAFLVFSLTQFGLSYYAFSSPIDILLMFSGVIGCYGAFFLSQEKLRMANVVVGVLQIAFNLLSNNLEGVIMESIVIISCLIGAYNIRRFHAAENKLNDIKLG from the coding sequence ATGGATACAGTTTTCGGTGTGTCAGGGATTCTCCTCAGTATTTACGGTTGCATCACAAAAAGTGATGTTAAATTCAGAATATTGCTTGGCATGGCGTGTATTTGCCTAGGCATACAATTAGGGTTATCACTGCATTTTGTAGGAACAATAGGTTATGTGATCACTGGACTTCGCCTGTTTTCTTCGATTTTCTTGGGCAAGTCGTTGATCGCCTTTTTGGTCTTTTCGTTGACTCAATTTGGGTTGAGCTACTATGCATTTTCATCTCCGATCGACATATTACTTATGTTTTCGGGCGTCATAGGTTGTTACGGAGCATTCTTTTTATCACAAGAGAAACTTCGAATGGCAAACGTTGTTGTTGGCGTATTACAAATAGCTTTTAACTTATTATCAAATAATTTAGAAGGCGTTATTATGGAAAGCATTGTTATAATTTCCTGTTTGATAGGTGCTTATAATATTCGTCGTTTTCATGCAGCGGAGAATAAATTAAATGATATCAAGTTGGGATAA
- the azu gene encoding azurin, with protein sequence MSLRLLAATFALAGASFGAQANTECEVSIDANDMMQFSAQSLSVPATCKEVTLTLNHTGKLAAQSMGHNVVITDTANIQAVGTEGMSAGADNHYVKPGDERVYAHTDVVGGGESTTITFSTEKMTAGGDYSFFCSFPGHWAVMKGKFEFK encoded by the coding sequence ATGTCTTTACGTTTATTAGCAGCAACATTTGCACTTGCTGGAGCCAGTTTTGGTGCACAAGCCAATACTGAGTGTGAAGTGTCTATCGATGCGAACGATATGATGCAATTTTCAGCGCAAAGCTTGAGTGTTCCAGCGACTTGTAAAGAAGTAACATTGACGCTAAACCACACTGGTAAGCTAGCTGCTCAGTCTATGGGCCACAATGTTGTGATAACAGACACCGCAAATATACAAGCCGTGGGCACAGAAGGTATGTCCGCAGGTGCCGATAACCACTATGTAAAACCCGGTGATGAACGCGTCTATGCGCACACTGACGTCGTGGGTGGCGGTGAAAGTACAACCATTACCTTTAGCACAGAAAAAATGACGGCTGGCGGTGACTATTCATTTTTCTGCTCGTTCCCAGGCCACTGGGCAGTCATGAAAGGCAAGTTTGAGTTTAAATAA
- a CDS encoding AzlD family protein: MNIETTFGGTILIILAMALVTLVTRWGGVFVMSFIPISHRVQQFISAMSGSVLVALLAPMAVEGDAGARMALLSTAVVMLIWKKPLPAISAGLIAAALVRAI, encoded by the coding sequence ATGAATATCGAAACGACGTTTGGCGGCACAATCTTAATTATTCTTGCTATGGCACTTGTGACCTTAGTGACACGTTGGGGCGGCGTCTTTGTGATGTCCTTTATCCCAATAAGTCATCGTGTGCAGCAGTTTATCAGTGCAATGTCAGGTTCGGTATTGGTCGCGTTACTTGCGCCCATGGCCGTCGAAGGTGATGCTGGAGCAAGAATGGCACTCCTTTCTACCGCCGTCGTCATGCTTATTTGGAAAAAACCACTGCCAGCGATTTCAGCGGGATTAATCGCCGCTGCTCTGGTCAGAGCCATTTAA
- a CDS encoding AzlC family ABC transporter permease: MQSNAQQAIADSERLHEFSRRDVWDGFTQLVPLSFFVIIFGIAFGVAAVQTGLDPFSIVLMSTLVFAGASQFATLEMWGTQVPLIPVLITVFAINARHLLMGATLYPWLRELPTAKRYGVMLFASDANWALSMNAFSNKKPGLGILLGGGLALWSFWILGTWLGFYFGNAIKDPVSLGLDMVMGCFLLSMVAVGPKNLRVFAIWTIAAVSSLLAYWFLPDNMHVVVGALAGGTLGAIWTEKK; this comes from the coding sequence ATGCAAAGCAATGCTCAACAAGCGATAGCCGACTCTGAACGGTTACATGAATTCTCGCGCAGAGATGTTTGGGATGGTTTTACCCAACTCGTACCCCTCTCATTTTTTGTCATCATTTTTGGTATCGCGTTTGGCGTTGCTGCTGTTCAAACAGGACTGGACCCCTTTTCGATTGTCTTGATGAGTACATTAGTATTTGCAGGCGCATCCCAGTTTGCGACGTTGGAGATGTGGGGAACACAGGTTCCACTGATACCCGTGTTAATTACCGTTTTTGCGATTAACGCCCGCCACCTCTTAATGGGCGCGACGCTTTATCCTTGGCTACGCGAACTACCTACCGCAAAACGATATGGTGTGATGCTGTTTGCGTCGGACGCCAACTGGGCGCTGTCAATGAACGCCTTCAGTAATAAAAAGCCGGGGCTAGGAATACTACTTGGCGGCGGATTAGCGTTATGGTCATTTTGGATACTCGGTACTTGGTTAGGTTTCTATTTTGGTAACGCCATAAAAGATCCGGTCAGCCTTGGCTTAGATATGGTCATGGGCTGTTTTCTGCTTTCAATGGTTGCTGTAGGTCCTAAAAACTTGCGTGTTTTCGCCATTTGGACGATCGCTGCAGTCTCTTCACTTTTAGCCTATTGGTTTCTTCCTGACAACATGCACGTTGTGGTAGGAGCACTCGCAGGCGGAACGCTTGGCGCAATTTGGACGGAGAAGAAATAA